A single genomic interval of Nocardia bhagyanarayanae harbors:
- a CDS encoding serine/threonine dehydratase, with amino-acid sequence MDRSDVRAARRRTVGRIRKTPVFHTTVAGPTGPVPVTLKLEYLQYGGTFKVRGTLNALLTSSARTDQVVIASAGNAGIAAALAAAWLGKACTVVVPESAPHTKVAAMWSHGAEVLWHGTTYAEAARHATELAAERGALQLHAYDLPAVVAGAGVVGLELEDQVRGKPPVLVAVGGGGLVAGIAAALGRRQQVVGVEPVGMPALHAALLANRTVDVGGPGVGLDMLGATRVGEIALDIARRYDVPSLLVTEEAIAAAREYLWREFRIVVELAGASALAAIQSGAYTPSPGERPIVVLCGANTDLGAL; translated from the coding sequence GTGGATCGCTCCGATGTGCGCGCCGCGCGCCGCCGGACGGTGGGGCGGATCAGGAAGACGCCGGTCTTCCACACCACGGTGGCCGGTCCGACCGGTCCGGTGCCGGTCACGCTGAAGCTCGAATACCTCCAGTACGGTGGCACTTTCAAGGTTCGAGGCACGCTCAACGCGCTGCTCACCTCGAGCGCGCGGACCGATCAGGTGGTCATCGCCTCCGCGGGCAACGCGGGCATCGCCGCCGCGCTTGCCGCCGCCTGGCTCGGCAAGGCGTGCACGGTTGTGGTGCCGGAATCCGCGCCGCACACCAAGGTGGCGGCGATGTGGTCGCACGGCGCCGAGGTGCTCTGGCACGGAACGACCTACGCCGAAGCGGCCCGGCACGCCACCGAGCTGGCGGCCGAACGCGGCGCGTTGCAGTTGCACGCCTACGACCTGCCCGCCGTGGTCGCGGGCGCCGGGGTGGTCGGCCTGGAACTCGAAGACCAGGTGCGCGGCAAGCCGCCGGTGCTGGTCGCGGTCGGTGGCGGCGGACTCGTCGCGGGCATCGCCGCGGCGCTCGGTCGTCGTCAGCAGGTGGTGGGCGTCGAGCCGGTCGGCATGCCCGCGCTGCACGCGGCGCTGCTCGCCAATCGGACCGTCGACGTCGGCGGCCCCGGCGTCGGCTTGGACATGCTGGGGGCGACCAGGGTCGGCGAGATCGCCCTCGACATCGCGCGGCGCTACGACGTGCCCTCGCTGCTGGTCACCGAGGAGGCGATCGCCGCGGCCCGCGAGTACCTGTGGCGCGAATTCCGGATCGTCGTCGAGCTGGCGGGCGCAAGCGCGCTCGCCGCGATTCAGAGCGGCGCGTACACGCCGTCGCCGGGGGAGCGGCCGATCGTCGTGCTCTGCGGCGCCAACACCGACCTCGGCGCGCTCTGA
- a CDS encoding beta-glucosidase family protein, translated as MLDTVDEALRALVGALHLEQKVRLLTGADIWSTVAEPAIGLRSMMLSDGPSGVRGPVWDERDPSLNLPSATALAATWDLGMARRYGAASAAEAKRKGVDVVLGPTINLHRSPLGGRHFEAYSEDPLLTGELAAAYVRSVQEHGIAATPKHYVANDFETERYTADVELDDRALRELYLAPFEAAVRAGAWLVMSAYNSVRGVTMSENPLLTTPLRTEWGFDGVVVSDWVAVRSTEASANADQDLVMPGPVGPWGPQLVEAVRSGAVPEGAIDAKVVRLLRLAQRVGALDLSDTALRDNGFDTAAIASYGHVAVREPIAPEPETNGQAEADISDRECRELAREVAAAGMVLLRNSGELPWPSLGPGSLAVIGEAAIWPRTQGGGSATVVPAEMISPVDGLRAALPDASITVHPGVPVQTGIHPLPLASMTDPQTGEPGLRARFLDGDGNELLSELRRAAQLVYLGTVPAGAATLELSTEYRPGADEAAAVRLGVAGVGRIRMEIDGAAVIDTVLGGSGDALGAALLTPDVASVPVAADGAGPIAITVRQRLGNDGAALGLVAITVGTEAPHTDPADAIADAVALARAADAAVVVVGTSSQTESEGFDRTTLALPGAQDDLVRAVARANPRTVVVVNSGGPVLLPWRDEVSALLLTWFGGQEIGHALADVLLGRAEPGGRLPTTWPAAEADVPVLSTTPVDGVLHYAEGIHIGYRAWLRAGVPPAYPFGHGLGYSTWELADLAVSDPAADGSVAVSLTARNTGARAGKQVVQVYLSRPESVIERPVRWLAGFATVFAAAGASVPVRITLPRRAFEHWDGGWRREPGEFTVSAGTSVVELPLSESVVVGAGG; from the coding sequence ATGCTCGACACGGTGGACGAAGCCCTGCGCGCGCTGGTCGGCGCGCTGCATCTGGAGCAGAAGGTGCGGTTGCTGACCGGCGCCGACATCTGGTCGACCGTGGCGGAGCCCGCGATCGGGCTGCGGTCGATGATGCTCTCCGACGGACCTTCGGGCGTGCGCGGTCCGGTCTGGGACGAGCGCGACCCGTCGCTCAACCTGCCCTCGGCGACCGCGCTCGCGGCGACCTGGGACCTCGGCATGGCCCGCCGCTACGGCGCCGCGTCGGCCGCCGAGGCCAAGCGCAAGGGCGTCGACGTGGTGCTCGGGCCGACGATCAACCTCCATCGAAGTCCGCTGGGCGGCAGGCACTTCGAAGCGTACTCCGAAGATCCTTTGCTGACGGGGGAATTGGCGGCGGCTTACGTCCGCTCGGTGCAGGAGCACGGCATCGCCGCGACGCCGAAACACTACGTGGCCAACGACTTCGAGACCGAGCGCTACACCGCCGATGTCGAGCTGGACGACCGTGCGCTGCGCGAGCTGTATCTCGCGCCGTTCGAAGCGGCGGTGCGCGCGGGCGCGTGGCTGGTGATGTCGGCGTACAACTCCGTTCGCGGCGTCACCATGTCGGAGAACCCGCTGCTGACGACGCCGTTGCGCACCGAATGGGGTTTCGACGGCGTCGTGGTGTCGGACTGGGTGGCGGTGCGCAGCACCGAGGCCTCGGCCAACGCGGACCAAGACCTGGTGATGCCGGGCCCGGTGGGGCCGTGGGGCCCGCAGCTGGTCGAGGCGGTGCGGTCCGGGGCGGTGCCGGAGGGCGCGATCGACGCCAAGGTTGTGCGTCTGCTGCGGCTGGCCCAGCGCGTCGGCGCGCTGGATCTGTCGGATACCGCCCTGCGCGACAACGGTTTCGACACGGCCGCGATCGCGTCCTACGGACACGTCGCGGTGCGCGAACCCATCGCGCCGGAACCGGAGACGAACGGGCAAGCCGAAGCCGACATCTCCGATCGCGAGTGCAGGGAACTCGCTCGCGAAGTCGCGGCGGCCGGGATGGTGCTGTTGCGCAACAGCGGCGAATTGCCATGGCCGAGTTTGGGTCCCGGTTCCCTAGCGGTGATCGGCGAGGCGGCGATCTGGCCGCGCACGCAGGGCGGCGGCAGCGCGACGGTGGTTCCCGCCGAGATGATCAGCCCCGTGGACGGCCTGCGCGCCGCGCTGCCGGACGCGTCCATCACGGTGCATCCCGGCGTGCCGGTCCAGACCGGTATCCATCCGCTCCCGCTGGCGTCGATGACCGATCCGCAGACCGGCGAACCCGGGTTGCGCGCCCGCTTCCTCGACGGCGACGGCAACGAGCTGCTGAGTGAGCTGCGGCGCGCCGCGCAGCTGGTCTACCTGGGCACGGTGCCCGCGGGCGCGGCCACGCTGGAGCTGAGCACCGAATATCGTCCTGGCGCCGACGAGGCCGCGGCGGTGCGGCTGGGTGTCGCGGGGGTGGGCCGGATACGCATGGAGATCGACGGCGCGGCCGTCATCGACACGGTGCTCGGCGGCAGCGGTGACGCGCTGGGCGCCGCGCTGCTCACCCCGGACGTCGCGTCGGTGCCGGTGGCCGCCGACGGCGCGGGACCGATCGCGATCACGGTGCGCCAGCGACTCGGAAACGACGGCGCCGCACTGGGTCTCGTCGCGATCACGGTGGGCACCGAGGCCCCGCACACCGATCCCGCGGACGCGATCGCCGACGCCGTGGCGCTGGCGCGGGCCGCCGATGCCGCCGTCGTCGTTGTCGGCACCAGCTCGCAGACCGAGAGCGAGGGTTTCGACCGCACCACCCTGGCGCTGCCAGGCGCGCAGGACGATCTGGTGCGCGCGGTGGCGCGCGCCAACCCGCGCACCGTGGTGGTGGTGAATTCCGGCGGGCCGGTGCTGCTGCCCTGGCGCGACGAGGTATCCGCGCTGCTGCTGACCTGGTTCGGCGGCCAGGAGATCGGCCACGCGCTGGCCGACGTGCTGCTCGGGCGGGCCGAACCCGGCGGCAGGCTGCCCACCACCTGGCCCGCCGCCGAGGCCGACGTGCCCGTGCTCTCGACCACGCCGGTGGACGGCGTGCTGCACTACGCCGAAGGCATCCACATCGGCTACCGCGCTTGGCTGCGCGCCGGTGTGCCACCGGCGTACCCGTTCGGGCACGGGCTCGGCTACAGCACCTGGGAACTCGCGGATCTCGCGGTGTCCGACCCGGCGGCGGACGGGTCGGTGGCGGTGTCGCTGACCGCGCGCAACACCGGGGCGCGGGCGGGGAAACAGGTGGTTCAGGTGTATCTGTCCCGTCCAGAATCCGTGATCGAGCGGCCGGTGCGGTGGTTGGCGGGGTTCGCGACCGTTTTCGCGGCGGCGGGAGCGTCGGTTCCGGTGCGAATCACCCTGCCGCGGCGGGCTTTCGAGCATTGGGATGGAGGTTGGCGGAGGGAGCCGGGTGAGTTCACGGTGTCCGCTGGGACGAGTGTCGTCGAGTTGCCTTTGAGTGAATCCGTGGTGGTCGGAGCAGGCGGGTAG